A stretch of Dermochelys coriacea isolate rDerCor1 chromosome 6, rDerCor1.pri.v4, whole genome shotgun sequence DNA encodes these proteins:
- the LOC119856745 gene encoding olfactory receptor 1019-like isoform X3 — protein MTLMEKGNHSEATEFILSGLTDHPELQVPLFGVFLLIYGITLLGNGGMILLITTDPQLHTPMYFFLRNLSFCDLCFSSIISPKMLLNFLAKRKSISFTACAVQLYLCIIFADVQCLLLAVMAYDRYVAICNPLLYTVTMSRQLCKQLVAGVYAVGLVDSMIHTWLTFRLSFCHSNIINHFFCDIPPLLVLSCSDTRINEIMTFAFMSCIAVSSFVTVLLSYVYIISTILQIRSSKRRRKTFSTCSFHLTAVVLFYGTQLFMYLRPPSNYPMDRDRVASVLYTLVIPMLNPLIYSLRNTEVKDALRRAMNKLLTILESV, from the exons atgactctg ATGGAAAAGGGAAATCACTCGGAGGCGACTGAGTTCATTCTCTCAGGATTGACAGATCATCCAGAGCTGCAGGTCCCCTTGTTTGGGGTGTTCCTACTGATTTATGGTATCACCctgctggggaatggggggatgATTTTGTTAATCACAACTGATCCCCAACtccacacccccatgtacttttTCCTCAGGAATTTGTCTTTCTGTGACCTCTGCTTTTCCTCGATAATTTCTCCTAAGATGCTGCTGAATTTCTTAGCCAAGAGGAAAAGCATTTCTTTCACTGCCTGCGCCGTGCAACTGTATCTCTGTATCATTTTTGCAGATGTTCAGTGCCTCTTGCTGGCTGTGATGGCGTATGACCGTTATGTGGCCATCTGCAACCCGCTGCTCTATACGGTTACCATGTCCAGGCAGCTTTGTAAACAACTGGTGGCTGGGGTGTACGCTGTGGGGTTGGTGGATTCAATGATACACACATGGCTTACATTTCGGCTATCATTCTGCCACTCCAACATCATCAatcatttcttctgtgacatTCCCCCGCTGCTGGTGCTTTCCTGTTCTGACACCCGCATCAATGAGATTATGACATTTGCTTTCATGAGCTGTATTGCAGTGAGTAGCTTTGTGACTGTCCTCCTCTCCTATGTCTATATCATCTCCACCATTCTTCAGATCCGCTCTTCCAAGAGACGGCGCAAAACGTTCTCCACCTGCTCTTTCCACTTGACTGCTGTGGTCCTGTTTTATGGCACACAACTCTTCATGTATTTACGTCCCCCCTCCAACTATCCCATGGACAGAGACAGAGTGGCCTCAGTGCTTTACACGCTGGTGATCCCCATGTTGAaccccctcatctacagcctgaggaacACAGAGGTGAAGGACGCCCTGAGGAGAGCAATGAATAAACTCCTAACCATTCTTGAATCTGTTTAA
- the LOC119856745 gene encoding olfactory receptor 1019-like isoform X2 gives MLQTGKEMEKGNHSEATEFILSGLTDHPELQVPLFGVFLLIYGITLLGNGGMILLITTDPQLHTPMYFFLRNLSFCDLCFSSIISPKMLLNFLAKRKSISFTACAVQLYLCIIFADVQCLLLAVMAYDRYVAICNPLLYTVTMSRQLCKQLVAGVYAVGLVDSMIHTWLTFRLSFCHSNIINHFFCDIPPLLVLSCSDTRINEIMTFAFMSCIAVSSFVTVLLSYVYIISTILQIRSSKRRRKTFSTCSFHLTAVVLFYGTQLFMYLRPPSNYPMDRDRVASVLYTLVIPMLNPLIYSLRNTEVKDALRRAMNKLLTILESV, from the exons ATGCTCCAAACTGGCA AGGAGATGGAAAAGGGAAATCACTCGGAGGCGACTGAGTTCATTCTCTCAGGATTGACAGATCATCCAGAGCTGCAGGTCCCCTTGTTTGGGGTGTTCCTACTGATTTATGGTATCACCctgctggggaatggggggatgATTTTGTTAATCACAACTGATCCCCAACtccacacccccatgtacttttTCCTCAGGAATTTGTCTTTCTGTGACCTCTGCTTTTCCTCGATAATTTCTCCTAAGATGCTGCTGAATTTCTTAGCCAAGAGGAAAAGCATTTCTTTCACTGCCTGCGCCGTGCAACTGTATCTCTGTATCATTTTTGCAGATGTTCAGTGCCTCTTGCTGGCTGTGATGGCGTATGACCGTTATGTGGCCATCTGCAACCCGCTGCTCTATACGGTTACCATGTCCAGGCAGCTTTGTAAACAACTGGTGGCTGGGGTGTACGCTGTGGGGTTGGTGGATTCAATGATACACACATGGCTTACATTTCGGCTATCATTCTGCCACTCCAACATCATCAatcatttcttctgtgacatTCCCCCGCTGCTGGTGCTTTCCTGTTCTGACACCCGCATCAATGAGATTATGACATTTGCTTTCATGAGCTGTATTGCAGTGAGTAGCTTTGTGACTGTCCTCCTCTCCTATGTCTATATCATCTCCACCATTCTTCAGATCCGCTCTTCCAAGAGACGGCGCAAAACGTTCTCCACCTGCTCTTTCCACTTGACTGCTGTGGTCCTGTTTTATGGCACACAACTCTTCATGTATTTACGTCCCCCCTCCAACTATCCCATGGACAGAGACAGAGTGGCCTCAGTGCTTTACACGCTGGTGATCCCCATGTTGAaccccctcatctacagcctgaggaacACAGAGGTGAAGGACGCCCTGAGGAGAGCAATGAATAAACTCCTAACCATTCTTGAATCTGTTTAA